A genomic stretch from Hemibagrus wyckioides isolate EC202008001 linkage group LG18, SWU_Hwy_1.0, whole genome shotgun sequence includes:
- the st14b gene encoding ST14 transmembrane serine protease matriptase b isoform X3, translated as MEVIGTPDSDYLDGESGDGTVIAYYLSEFSVPEAEVSALDEAIQSSMRTTEPGQTRRLSLSRKPTNDLLINNMMSAAVDPRMVNSALKGHHKQSHHSRAGETDFIQSPGFPDSPYASNTYTEWRLRADPDHRLRLEFTVVDLENDCHKDFIRVYDSLIPSENHVMAEKCGHYTHKEQLVFLSSGNVMLVTLVTNEEKNFPGFRAKYSQVPAEIQGCGGKLTGMKGTFTSPGFPSSYPPQAQCVWNIEVPEGNHIILNFNKFSLNDPGQSPDNCTKDYLEVTGNRMCGEKFENVPLVIKTDKADIKFFSDMSHVDKGFSAEFETFKPFDRCSKKFHCENDACVSQKLRCDGYDDCGDMSDEKNCVCEESYIKCKNGFCKPKYWQCDGVNDCGDNTDEENCGYCKAGEVACRNGRCVSEQKKCDGHNDCEDGTDESMCAKSIVLTCSEFTFKCKNNMCISKQNPECDGHRDCEDGSDEEGCECGMTPYQSSRIVGGEAASEGYWPWQVSLHLKGRGHVCGASLISDLWLVTAAHCIQETNRYSWPEEWDVYLGLHSQSETNTANTVLKGVKQIICHPEYNPQLYNSDIALMELDSPVTLSQYIWPICLPSATQLLPTGQSVWITGWGKTREEGQLASVLQEAKVRIINETVCSQLIEDEVTPQMICAGILTGGVDACQGDSGGPMSFVDPTSGRCFLVGVVSWGEGCGRKGKPGIYTRVTKYRSWIREESGV; from the exons atggaagtgattggaacacctgattctgattatttggatgg TGAATCCGGTGATGGCACAGTTATTGCCTACTACCTTTCTGAGTTCAGTGTGCCAGAGGCTGAGGTATCTGCTCTGGATGAAGCCATTCAGTCGTCCATGCGTACCACGGAGCCAGGACAAACACGGAGGCTGAGCTTGTCACGCAAGCCAACCAATGATCTGCTTATTAACAATATGATGTCTGCAG CTGTTGATCCTCGCATGGTTAATTCAGCTCTGAAAG GTCACCATAAGCAATCCCACCACTCTCGTGCGGGTGAGACGGACTTCATTCAGTCTCCAGGCTTTCCCGATTCTCCCTATGCCTCCAACACCTACACCGAGTGGCGTCTCCGTGCCGACCCTGACCACAGACTTCGACTGGAGTTCACAGTGGTAGACCTGGAGAATGACTGCCACAAAGATTTCATTAGGGTGTATGATTCTCTTATCCCCAGTGAGAATCATGTCATGGCAGA GAAATGTGGACACTACACCCACAAAGAGCAGCTGGTTTTCCTGTCCTCTGGAAATGTCATGTTAGTTACTCTGGTCACAAACGAAGAGAAGAATTTCCCAGGCTTCAGAGCAAAATACTCTCAAGTACCTGCAGAAATCCAAG GGTGTGGTGGGAAACTAACAGGGATGAAAGGCACCTTTACGTCTCCTGGCTTTCCCTCCAGTTATCCTCCTCAGGCCCAATGTGTTTGGAACATTGAA GTTCCAGAGGGAAATCACATCATATTAAATTTCAACAAGTTTTCACTAAATGATCCAGGACAGAGCCCTGACAACTGTACTAAAGATTACCTGGAGGTTACTGGCAACAG GATGTGTGGAGAAAAATTTGAGAACGTACCCCTCGTCATCAAGACAGATAAGGCAGATATAAAATTCTTCTCTGATATGTCCCATGTAGACAAGGGCTTCTCTGCAGAGTTCGAAACCTTCAAACCCTTTGATC GTTGTTCTAAGAAATTCCACTGTGAAAATGATGCCTGTGTTTCTCAGAAGCTGAGATGTGATGGCTATGACGACTGTGGAGACATGAGCGACGAGAAGAACTGCG TCTGTGAAGAGTCTTACATCAAATGTAAGAACGGCTTCTGCAAACCCAAATACTggcagtgtgatggagtgaacGACTGTGGTGACAATACAGATGAGGAGAACTGTG GATACTGTAAAGCCGGGGAAGTGGCATGTCGAAACGGCCGCTGTGTCTCAGAGCAGAAGAAGTGTGATGGCCATAATGACTGTGAGGATGGTACAGATGAATCCATGTGCGCCAAAT CTATAGTCCTCACCTGCTCTGAGTTTACCTTCAAGTGTAAGAACAACATGTGCATCAGCAAGCAGAACCCAGAATGTGATGGGCACAGAGATTGTGAGGATGGTTCAGATGAAGAAGGCTGCG AATGTGGTATGACGCCATACCAGTCTTCTCGGATTGTGGGTGGTGAGGCGGCCAGTGAAGGCTATTGGCCATGGCAGGTTAGTCTTCACCTGAAGGGCAGAGGTCATGTGTGTGGAGCCTCCTTAATCAGTGACCTCTGGCTAGTTACTGCTGCACACTGCATACAAGAGACCAACAG ATATTCTTGGCCAGAAGAGTGGGATGTCTACCTGGGGCTGCACAGTCAGAGTGAGACCAACACAGCCAACACAGTGCTGAAGGGTGTAAAGCAAATTATCTGTCATCCTGAGTACAACCCCCAGCTCTACAACAGTGACATCGCTCTGATGGAGCTGGACAGCCCTGTGACCCTCAGCCAGTATATTTGGCCTATCTGCCTACCTTCAGCCACACAGTTGTTACCTACAGGCCAGTCTGTGTGGATCACAGGTTGGGGCAAAACCAGAGAGGAAGGAC AATTAGCGTCAGTTCTGCAGGAAGCAAAGGTGCGTATCATCAACGAAACAGTGTGCAGTCAGCTGATAGAGGATGAGGTCACACCTCAGATGATCTGTGCAGGAATTCTGACAGGAGGAGTGGATGCCTGTCag GGCGACTCGGGCGGGCCCATGTCCTTTGTAGACCCAACAAGCGGACGTTGTTTTCTAGTTGGAGTCGTGAGCTGGGGTGAAGGCTGTGGCCGAAAGGGGAAGCCTGGCATTTACACACGGGTCACCAAGTACCGCAGCTGGATCCGAGAAGAGAGTGGGGTATAA
- the st14b gene encoding ST14 transmembrane serine protease matriptase b isoform X1, which produces MESLGNGTEDSLKNPDDPVDPSLQFLPASDAKKVKKKKFFVRAILVIILVILAAVTALLTGLLVWNFHLRNDVRIKKVFAGSLTVANRRFTDSYEDSSSAQFNELASHLSKQMKNMYSSVPLLSKYYVSSSIQAFSESGDGTVIAYYLSEFSVPEAEVSALDEAIQSSMRTTEPGQTRRLSLSRKPTNDLLINNMMSAAVDPRMVNSALKGHHKQSHHSRAGETDFIQSPGFPDSPYASNTYTEWRLRADPDHRLRLEFTVVDLENDCHKDFIRVYDSLIPSENHVMAEKCGHYTHKEQLVFLSSGNVMLVTLVTNEEKNFPGFRAKYSQVPAEIQGCGGKLTGMKGTFTSPGFPSSYPPQAQCVWNIEVPEGNHIILNFNKFSLNDPGQSPDNCTKDYLEVTGNRMCGEKFENVPLVIKTDKADIKFFSDMSHVDKGFSAEFETFKPFDRCSKKFHCENDACVSQKLRCDGYDDCGDMSDEKNCVCEESYIKCKNGFCKPKYWQCDGVNDCGDNTDEENCGYCKAGEVACRNGRCVSEQKKCDGHNDCEDGTDESMCAKSIVLTCSEFTFKCKNNMCISKQNPECDGHRDCEDGSDEEGCECGMTPYQSSRIVGGEAASEGYWPWQVSLHLKGRGHVCGASLISDLWLVTAAHCIQETNRYSWPEEWDVYLGLHSQSETNTANTVLKGVKQIICHPEYNPQLYNSDIALMELDSPVTLSQYIWPICLPSATQLLPTGQSVWITGWGKTREEGQLASVLQEAKVRIINETVCSQLIEDEVTPQMICAGILTGGVDACQGDSGGPMSFVDPTSGRCFLVGVVSWGEGCGRKGKPGIYTRVTKYRSWIREESGV; this is translated from the exons GATGACCCTGTGGACCCATCATTGCAATTTCTTCCTGCATCTGATGCTAAGAaggtaaagaagaagaaatttttTGTAAGGGCCATCTTAGTAATCATACTGGTCATATTGGCTGCAGTCACCGCACTTCTAACAGGTCTACTAGTGTGGAACTTTCATT TGAGAAATGATGTAAGAATTAAAAAGGTCTTTGCCGGTTCTCTGACAGTCGCCAACCGGAGATTCACAGACTCATATGAGGACAGCAGCAGTGCTCAGTTTAATGAGCTGGCCTCTCACCTTTCCAAACAA ATGAAAAATATGTACAGCAGTGTGCCATTACTCTCCAAATATTATGTCAGCTCCAGTATTCAAGCCTTCAG TGAATCCGGTGATGGCACAGTTATTGCCTACTACCTTTCTGAGTTCAGTGTGCCAGAGGCTGAGGTATCTGCTCTGGATGAAGCCATTCAGTCGTCCATGCGTACCACGGAGCCAGGACAAACACGGAGGCTGAGCTTGTCACGCAAGCCAACCAATGATCTGCTTATTAACAATATGATGTCTGCAG CTGTTGATCCTCGCATGGTTAATTCAGCTCTGAAAG GTCACCATAAGCAATCCCACCACTCTCGTGCGGGTGAGACGGACTTCATTCAGTCTCCAGGCTTTCCCGATTCTCCCTATGCCTCCAACACCTACACCGAGTGGCGTCTCCGTGCCGACCCTGACCACAGACTTCGACTGGAGTTCACAGTGGTAGACCTGGAGAATGACTGCCACAAAGATTTCATTAGGGTGTATGATTCTCTTATCCCCAGTGAGAATCATGTCATGGCAGA GAAATGTGGACACTACACCCACAAAGAGCAGCTGGTTTTCCTGTCCTCTGGAAATGTCATGTTAGTTACTCTGGTCACAAACGAAGAGAAGAATTTCCCAGGCTTCAGAGCAAAATACTCTCAAGTACCTGCAGAAATCCAAG GGTGTGGTGGGAAACTAACAGGGATGAAAGGCACCTTTACGTCTCCTGGCTTTCCCTCCAGTTATCCTCCTCAGGCCCAATGTGTTTGGAACATTGAA GTTCCAGAGGGAAATCACATCATATTAAATTTCAACAAGTTTTCACTAAATGATCCAGGACAGAGCCCTGACAACTGTACTAAAGATTACCTGGAGGTTACTGGCAACAG GATGTGTGGAGAAAAATTTGAGAACGTACCCCTCGTCATCAAGACAGATAAGGCAGATATAAAATTCTTCTCTGATATGTCCCATGTAGACAAGGGCTTCTCTGCAGAGTTCGAAACCTTCAAACCCTTTGATC GTTGTTCTAAGAAATTCCACTGTGAAAATGATGCCTGTGTTTCTCAGAAGCTGAGATGTGATGGCTATGACGACTGTGGAGACATGAGCGACGAGAAGAACTGCG TCTGTGAAGAGTCTTACATCAAATGTAAGAACGGCTTCTGCAAACCCAAATACTggcagtgtgatggagtgaacGACTGTGGTGACAATACAGATGAGGAGAACTGTG GATACTGTAAAGCCGGGGAAGTGGCATGTCGAAACGGCCGCTGTGTCTCAGAGCAGAAGAAGTGTGATGGCCATAATGACTGTGAGGATGGTACAGATGAATCCATGTGCGCCAAAT CTATAGTCCTCACCTGCTCTGAGTTTACCTTCAAGTGTAAGAACAACATGTGCATCAGCAAGCAGAACCCAGAATGTGATGGGCACAGAGATTGTGAGGATGGTTCAGATGAAGAAGGCTGCG AATGTGGTATGACGCCATACCAGTCTTCTCGGATTGTGGGTGGTGAGGCGGCCAGTGAAGGCTATTGGCCATGGCAGGTTAGTCTTCACCTGAAGGGCAGAGGTCATGTGTGTGGAGCCTCCTTAATCAGTGACCTCTGGCTAGTTACTGCTGCACACTGCATACAAGAGACCAACAG ATATTCTTGGCCAGAAGAGTGGGATGTCTACCTGGGGCTGCACAGTCAGAGTGAGACCAACACAGCCAACACAGTGCTGAAGGGTGTAAAGCAAATTATCTGTCATCCTGAGTACAACCCCCAGCTCTACAACAGTGACATCGCTCTGATGGAGCTGGACAGCCCTGTGACCCTCAGCCAGTATATTTGGCCTATCTGCCTACCTTCAGCCACACAGTTGTTACCTACAGGCCAGTCTGTGTGGATCACAGGTTGGGGCAAAACCAGAGAGGAAGGAC AATTAGCGTCAGTTCTGCAGGAAGCAAAGGTGCGTATCATCAACGAAACAGTGTGCAGTCAGCTGATAGAGGATGAGGTCACACCTCAGATGATCTGTGCAGGAATTCTGACAGGAGGAGTGGATGCCTGTCag GGCGACTCGGGCGGGCCCATGTCCTTTGTAGACCCAACAAGCGGACGTTGTTTTCTAGTTGGAGTCGTGAGCTGGGGTGAAGGCTGTGGCCGAAAGGGGAAGCCTGGCATTTACACACGGGTCACCAAGTACCGCAGCTGGATCCGAGAAGAGAGTGGGGTATAA
- the st14b gene encoding ST14 transmembrane serine protease matriptase b isoform X2 has product MLNAQDDPVDPSLQFLPASDAKKVKKKKFFVRAILVIILVILAAVTALLTGLLVWNFHLRNDVRIKKVFAGSLTVANRRFTDSYEDSSSAQFNELASHLSKQMKNMYSSVPLLSKYYVSSSIQAFSESGDGTVIAYYLSEFSVPEAEVSALDEAIQSSMRTTEPGQTRRLSLSRKPTNDLLINNMMSAAVDPRMVNSALKGHHKQSHHSRAGETDFIQSPGFPDSPYASNTYTEWRLRADPDHRLRLEFTVVDLENDCHKDFIRVYDSLIPSENHVMAEKCGHYTHKEQLVFLSSGNVMLVTLVTNEEKNFPGFRAKYSQVPAEIQGCGGKLTGMKGTFTSPGFPSSYPPQAQCVWNIEVPEGNHIILNFNKFSLNDPGQSPDNCTKDYLEVTGNRMCGEKFENVPLVIKTDKADIKFFSDMSHVDKGFSAEFETFKPFDRCSKKFHCENDACVSQKLRCDGYDDCGDMSDEKNCVCEESYIKCKNGFCKPKYWQCDGVNDCGDNTDEENCGYCKAGEVACRNGRCVSEQKKCDGHNDCEDGTDESMCAKSIVLTCSEFTFKCKNNMCISKQNPECDGHRDCEDGSDEEGCECGMTPYQSSRIVGGEAASEGYWPWQVSLHLKGRGHVCGASLISDLWLVTAAHCIQETNRYSWPEEWDVYLGLHSQSETNTANTVLKGVKQIICHPEYNPQLYNSDIALMELDSPVTLSQYIWPICLPSATQLLPTGQSVWITGWGKTREEGQLASVLQEAKVRIINETVCSQLIEDEVTPQMICAGILTGGVDACQGDSGGPMSFVDPTSGRCFLVGVVSWGEGCGRKGKPGIYTRVTKYRSWIREESGV; this is encoded by the exons atgttAAATGCACAG GATGACCCTGTGGACCCATCATTGCAATTTCTTCCTGCATCTGATGCTAAGAaggtaaagaagaagaaatttttTGTAAGGGCCATCTTAGTAATCATACTGGTCATATTGGCTGCAGTCACCGCACTTCTAACAGGTCTACTAGTGTGGAACTTTCATT TGAGAAATGATGTAAGAATTAAAAAGGTCTTTGCCGGTTCTCTGACAGTCGCCAACCGGAGATTCACAGACTCATATGAGGACAGCAGCAGTGCTCAGTTTAATGAGCTGGCCTCTCACCTTTCCAAACAA ATGAAAAATATGTACAGCAGTGTGCCATTACTCTCCAAATATTATGTCAGCTCCAGTATTCAAGCCTTCAG TGAATCCGGTGATGGCACAGTTATTGCCTACTACCTTTCTGAGTTCAGTGTGCCAGAGGCTGAGGTATCTGCTCTGGATGAAGCCATTCAGTCGTCCATGCGTACCACGGAGCCAGGACAAACACGGAGGCTGAGCTTGTCACGCAAGCCAACCAATGATCTGCTTATTAACAATATGATGTCTGCAG CTGTTGATCCTCGCATGGTTAATTCAGCTCTGAAAG GTCACCATAAGCAATCCCACCACTCTCGTGCGGGTGAGACGGACTTCATTCAGTCTCCAGGCTTTCCCGATTCTCCCTATGCCTCCAACACCTACACCGAGTGGCGTCTCCGTGCCGACCCTGACCACAGACTTCGACTGGAGTTCACAGTGGTAGACCTGGAGAATGACTGCCACAAAGATTTCATTAGGGTGTATGATTCTCTTATCCCCAGTGAGAATCATGTCATGGCAGA GAAATGTGGACACTACACCCACAAAGAGCAGCTGGTTTTCCTGTCCTCTGGAAATGTCATGTTAGTTACTCTGGTCACAAACGAAGAGAAGAATTTCCCAGGCTTCAGAGCAAAATACTCTCAAGTACCTGCAGAAATCCAAG GGTGTGGTGGGAAACTAACAGGGATGAAAGGCACCTTTACGTCTCCTGGCTTTCCCTCCAGTTATCCTCCTCAGGCCCAATGTGTTTGGAACATTGAA GTTCCAGAGGGAAATCACATCATATTAAATTTCAACAAGTTTTCACTAAATGATCCAGGACAGAGCCCTGACAACTGTACTAAAGATTACCTGGAGGTTACTGGCAACAG GATGTGTGGAGAAAAATTTGAGAACGTACCCCTCGTCATCAAGACAGATAAGGCAGATATAAAATTCTTCTCTGATATGTCCCATGTAGACAAGGGCTTCTCTGCAGAGTTCGAAACCTTCAAACCCTTTGATC GTTGTTCTAAGAAATTCCACTGTGAAAATGATGCCTGTGTTTCTCAGAAGCTGAGATGTGATGGCTATGACGACTGTGGAGACATGAGCGACGAGAAGAACTGCG TCTGTGAAGAGTCTTACATCAAATGTAAGAACGGCTTCTGCAAACCCAAATACTggcagtgtgatggagtgaacGACTGTGGTGACAATACAGATGAGGAGAACTGTG GATACTGTAAAGCCGGGGAAGTGGCATGTCGAAACGGCCGCTGTGTCTCAGAGCAGAAGAAGTGTGATGGCCATAATGACTGTGAGGATGGTACAGATGAATCCATGTGCGCCAAAT CTATAGTCCTCACCTGCTCTGAGTTTACCTTCAAGTGTAAGAACAACATGTGCATCAGCAAGCAGAACCCAGAATGTGATGGGCACAGAGATTGTGAGGATGGTTCAGATGAAGAAGGCTGCG AATGTGGTATGACGCCATACCAGTCTTCTCGGATTGTGGGTGGTGAGGCGGCCAGTGAAGGCTATTGGCCATGGCAGGTTAGTCTTCACCTGAAGGGCAGAGGTCATGTGTGTGGAGCCTCCTTAATCAGTGACCTCTGGCTAGTTACTGCTGCACACTGCATACAAGAGACCAACAG ATATTCTTGGCCAGAAGAGTGGGATGTCTACCTGGGGCTGCACAGTCAGAGTGAGACCAACACAGCCAACACAGTGCTGAAGGGTGTAAAGCAAATTATCTGTCATCCTGAGTACAACCCCCAGCTCTACAACAGTGACATCGCTCTGATGGAGCTGGACAGCCCTGTGACCCTCAGCCAGTATATTTGGCCTATCTGCCTACCTTCAGCCACACAGTTGTTACCTACAGGCCAGTCTGTGTGGATCACAGGTTGGGGCAAAACCAGAGAGGAAGGAC AATTAGCGTCAGTTCTGCAGGAAGCAAAGGTGCGTATCATCAACGAAACAGTGTGCAGTCAGCTGATAGAGGATGAGGTCACACCTCAGATGATCTGTGCAGGAATTCTGACAGGAGGAGTGGATGCCTGTCag GGCGACTCGGGCGGGCCCATGTCCTTTGTAGACCCAACAAGCGGACGTTGTTTTCTAGTTGGAGTCGTGAGCTGGGGTGAAGGCTGTGGCCGAAAGGGGAAGCCTGGCATTTACACACGGGTCACCAAGTACCGCAGCTGGATCCGAGAAGAGAGTGGGGTATAA